DNA from Prunus persica cultivar Lovell chromosome G6, Prunus_persica_NCBIv2, whole genome shotgun sequence:
ATCGTCAGAAACTTTGTCTTGGAACGCATGAAATTGTTCGGAAAGGCTGGCCACGGTTTGGGGCGCCATGGGAGAGAGCAAACGGAAACGAAAGCGAGGGCAGGCTCTGATTACCAATTGATGTAGAACAGCCCGTAGGTTTAGAGTAAACAGTCCGTAAGTTTAGAGTACACGCTTTGAGCAatagaacagagaagaaataagGGATCGAGGAGAAGAATTAGAGATCGAAGAGACGAAGGGAAAGGGAAGGAATCAGAGAGTTTAAAGCAAGGAGATTTATCATTAATCAAGTCTGCCTTAAAAGATTACAAacaactctatttatagaggcaAAATCCTTTTTAGtctaggaaaaggaaaagtaaactttaagaaataggaaagcaaattaactaataagagaTCCTTTAACAAGAAGGAATCCTTAAGAATCAGGAAAACTAATAATAGGAAAACTAATAAGAGGAAAACTAATCCAACTAGAAGtaggaaaactaataatatgCATTCTGCATCAATGAACTTTGTGGCTCCACTGGTGCCAACAAAAGAAGGCGCATTGCTGCAACAAACTGCATTCAAGGTCtgtagatagatagatagactGAGAGAAGCATGGAGAAGCCGGAAGTTGTACATAGACCGCTCCCCAGTAAAGATGAAGACAAGGCAAAGAAAAGCAGAATTGACCAACTTATAGATTAGTGAACAAGGAAATAGCATAAAACCGATGAGTACGAAGTGCAAATCCTTTGTTTATTAtgtattttgtgtttataTTGGTCATGTGTCATTTGCTGATGGATGTTGCATTTTCAAGTACCTTGACAATGTAAACAATTTCACAGTACCCATTTTTTGATTTATTCTGACGAAAAaagcacacacacatatataaatatatgtatgtatatagcAAGCTAAGAATAAGATGAGTAAATTACAAAATGGAGAAGCATTAGATTGAGACACTGTTGGGAATCCCCTTGCCAGTAAGTCCAGCCTCACTAGAAGGATGAAGCAAAGTGTATGGCATCTTGGCCGGTCCAACCCGgttcttcaatttctcatCCTTGTTCATTCTTTTCATGTTTTCCTCAATTTCTTCCAGCTTCTTTCTAAACTTCTTAGAGGCTTGCAATATGTCATTGTCTGCTGTCCATTCTGGCGCATCTCTCTGCCCCAAATAAAGCTCATCAGCTGAGTGTCTTGACAAGATTTCTATGGAGGCCATGCCAAGAAGGGTCTGCAGCTGAGGTGTAATTGTTTTCAAAAATGCCTTTTCAGGGTTTGTCTTGAGCTCCTCATACTCAGGAGTGCCTTCTTCGGGCATGAACTGCAGGCTTATGCTTGGCCGGTTTGGGGGGTATCCACCAAAAGGGTATTGCCCAAAATTGATTGCTGCATGATGGGCTGAAGCAATCCATATGATGATGGTGCATGATTCTATCAGCTCTTCACAAGTCTGCATTTTAGGCCACCATGGCTCATCTTTTTTGTCACCATGACCTTCCTCTCTGAGTTCCTTCCACCAGGACTGAAGTTCTGAGTCCTTTTGAACCATTTCATCAGTTTTATAGTAGAAGGAGCAATAGTCCTTAACCCATGTTTTAATTGCAGACCAGATCTCAAGCCCATCAGCAGCATATGGATAGTCCTCTATCAGTAAGCGTACACCATGTGAGGAATTTGGATCTTCAACTGCCATTCCTCTGAACAGAGAaaagattaaataaataatggcCATCAATCCTATCAtctttgttatttttgagtttaaacAATAGTGACAACATTTATCAAATCATTTAGACCAAATTTTATTCATACATATGGCATTGTGTCTTAGCTCTTATTTCCTCAAAGGGCATGCTTTTCCATTTCAATTGTGTTGAATCTGTTACCATAATTCGGAAATGATAAATGTTACTATCAGAAGATTTTACCTTTTGATCAGATCTATGGGGAGCGCTTGTTCAGGAAAAACCCAGCTCTTATACATTACAGAAGACCATTCCATTGAGAACTTTGCAGGAAAGACTGTTGCCTCTAGTATTCCTCCAGCATTAATGAGAACCTGTCGAGCGACTGCATTTACATTCATAGTGTCACGAAAGTGAGGATGCAGAAGCTTATGAATTGGGTGCAGCACGCTCAACTGCCTATTTGtggctatcacaaatggttCCATCACCGCATGAGTTCTCAACCTGCAACAAAACAAGAACATTTCAAGATGCATTTGGGAGAAATAAAAaggttatgaatttatttgctAGGATTTCTTTAACATTGTTATACCAGTGGCTGATGAGCTGATGATAGCCAGAGTCATTTACATTCACATAAGCTTTAGCAAGTTGCCAAATGGAACTCTCGACACCCTGGCTAGACGGAGTATAGACTTTGCTAATGCAGCCAAATTGATCTCCACCAGGATGTGGCAAGCTTAACTCAATAGCTAATGGCTTCAAAGTCCCATCATTCTCTAAGAAAAGGAGTGTCCTGCTTGCATAAGTTTTTGTGGAAGTTGTGTTTATACGCCTCAGGTACGGCATCAATGCATCATGGTGGTCTAATATGAATAGCTTCTTGTTCTTGATTGCCTATTACAGAAAATGCTTTTCAGTAATTATCTTCAAATAAGAATATATGATTGCAAAGCCACCTGAGGACTACTAGCTTCAAACTCAATTTTGAAAGAAGCAACTCAATGGTATTACCTCATCTATGCTGAGTCCATCTAAGTTATGTCCTATGTGTTCTTTGGTTATTTGACTAGTTTGATCCCCATATATGTTTTGGTCTAGCTTGCTAGCAGGTGGAAATTCCTGCAGTTTATTTAGAAGTAATGACGATTAGGATGTAGAATCAGagtaaatataattcaaatgtAACTTCTCTTCTGttccattttcttcaaaaacaaCTGTAGACAACAGATAATGAAAGCTTAGGATTACTTGGAGACGACGTATGACGACAGGATTTATTCCAGCCAGCATTTCTCTTGCAAATTCTTCATCAGTTTTCCATGCTGACTTATCCACTAACACAATACAAATCATTAGAAACCCAGTAAGCAGTATATTAAGGAACGGAGAATGAAAGATCTTATATTTAGGAAAATaagttttccaaaaaaatcaaaatattcattaaAGTCATATTATGAGTAGAAAGTGACTGCCTTAATATGTACCTTTGATCACTTGAGGCACTGGGAATTTCAGGAATTTTTCACCATCCGTTCGGAAAAGTTCCTTGATCGTCTCTGCAGGGATGTTATCCCTTACAGATTTTAGTATACCCTCAGGCAACTCTATTCCTCCTTCATAGAGTTTAAGAACATCTTCCAAGCTGTCAAAATGTTTTTGGGGGCCAACAAGTATAGATGCTAGCTCATCAGGTCTAAGGAGCTGAGATATGGATTTCAGGGCATAAGCAATCAAGTCTGACATCTTTAAGTGACCAAACCGTTCATCTCTCGGAACATATATGAATAAGCTCAAAAGAAGCATCATCGGGGTCTCACTTTCAGGATCTGTTAtgatgaaagaagaaaagtcttAACAATAAACCTTTCTTCTTGAATACTTTCACAGCAATAGAGATCCATATTCCTTGTTTGTCATTGTtaaagattgaaaaaaaaaattaccaagtTTTGAGTAGTGACTGAGAAATGAAGTTAATTGACTGACCTTCCTTAGTTGGTCGTCTTCCTGTTCTTCCCCTCCGAGGATAAGGGAACTTACTCGAGCCACCGAGAATTGGACGGGCATATTTTGGACCCTTATGCGGTTTCCCCAAATCATTATAGTAGGCATAGCCATAAACCCTGTCCCATTCCTGAAGTTCtgtttcatcatcatcatctcctCTCAAGTTTACTAGCTCTTCTTCTCTGAATTTCTTTAGTGGCCCTGGTGTATCACTTAAAAGATATGTCTGCACAAATATATAgtttaatttgtaattgaaatgACCCTTTACAATATTACCAGCACAACATAGCAGTCTATCAGCAAAATCAGTGTGTTTTTCACCTGTACTTCACTCTTTAAGAGAAAGTTACATTAATTCTTCAACTGCATTAGAAGTTAGAACTTTATGCTTTCATCCTATAAATATACCTTGTTAGCGAAGAAAACACGGTCTTTTTTGTAGTTTTTAGCAGGATACACCCATGAGTTGCAGACAAAGTGGATTCGACCTTCTCCAGGAACATCTTCAAGTGTGAGAGTCTTCAAGTAAAACTCACTGTGATGATCATTTCTTATTATGAATGCTCCTGGGACTCCAATCTCCTCATCCCAATCAAAAGTAACCTCAAATGTACACTCCCCTGCTGTTAAGGGAGTGATTGTGGTAACCCAATCTTCCAAATATGCTGGCTTTCCAACTTTTCCACGCCCATTTTCtaccaaaatgaaataaaatgaaaaaaagaaaatgaaaacacatCATACTCAAAAACCAATCAACAAATGTTCAATTATGAGACCTCAAAATTTGTgggcttttaaaataaaattaaaaaaattctaaattgaGATGTTCTCCTTTATCTTTTGGGGTTCTGGTATTAAGATATAAAGCAACattctttaataaataattacatACTTATTCAAAGGAAAACCATTGAAGCTAATTAATGAAGAAGTAAACTAGAAGCCACATATCTATAATCATAAAGACAGAATAGTATTCAATACTCACCAGGGTCACCATTAACAGAACTAATGAGCTGCAGAGAAACCACTTTGCCCCACAGCTCATGAACACGATCAAGAAACGATGCTTTGAGGTCATTTAACTCCAAAacattcttcttcatcaacacCACTCTCCCTTTGATCTTCTTGCCTCCGTCTTTGGGGTGTGGATCAACGGTGATGTTCTGGGACGGCTTGGCAGATGAAGCCACAGTCAACGGTTGAGATCGTGCAACATCAGTCATGCGCAAGAAACCAGGGAAGAATTTCATAGTCATAGGCAACAAGCCATTGGGTGAAGTGGCATGATCTGGATTGTTGATTGTTGCTGCTGCAACAACTGAGTTCATCCGAGCTCCACAGGGAGCTTTTGTCCTGAAGCTCAAAGGACTGAGATACTTGCAATGAAGCATCTTTGTCTGCTGCTTCAAGAAAGAACtgagaaaatttaataaaagaaGGTTTTGAGGATCTCAGTCAGTGTGAAGAATTAGTGAGAGAAGGTGTGGTATTTATGGGAAGTGTGATGTGAGCTCACTGTATCAGTCTTTATGAAATCCTAGTCATACTGATTTTACAGCTTTTGGCCTCAAGTTCTGGTCTTTAAACTTCACCAACTCAATCTTATGTTGTTCTCATCATGAcccaacaataaataaataaaaattctttttatttgttctattgCATTTGCAGGGGTTGACTTAAAAGACCCAGACTTTTCCTATTGTTTACAGTTGTATGtcaattttggaatttgatgatgatgatgacgatggTTCAAGGCAGCTTCAACCCTCTTTTTTTACCAAACCGACAAATATAGACAGATTTATGCAAGATTTCAATTACATACTTTCTGTAGATTCTGAATAAAAATGGCTTGCTGAATTTTCTAATATTATCCAtttagttattaaaaaatacaccgccaatacattatacatacataAGGGTTTGCTGGCCCCATCACAAATGACAGATTATGCTCGATCCACACACCGTAAGTTATTCTGTgccaaaaaatattaatatatacagATTTTTGGAAGTGGGCATAATGTCAATGGGAAACGCTAGAGAATTTACATTCAAGAGGTTGCAAAAGTCTTGCCAAAGCCAATTGTGTTTCCCATGTGCCACATCATCATTCATGACAGGTCAATCAGTAAAGTAGGTAGACTTCAAAGTAATTTACTAGGAAAGTGCTTGGAATGACTTTTCTTGAACAAATTGctgattaaattttaatattgtgATAAGATGAAGCCATATTGAGCTTTCACATTAGAGTTTATAGTCAAGCCATATGGTAGAAGATGActgaactttttcttttcttggaaTTGTTAAGGTTTCACCTACCTAAGTAGTAATCTTTtattcaaaatatcatataAAATGTTGTtactaatgaatttttttaacggTAATTTAACATAATGTACAACATTTGCTAACGGAGTAAAACACAGGaactaaattggccaaattaaaaacacatgaaTTAAATTTGCCAAATATACAAAATACAGAGACCATTTTAACATTCAAGCTTTAATTTTATGGAAGTAGTTGactgtttaaattttatattatttttgcttttactTGGTGAtgattttcatttaatttttgaacAGAAGAGACACAGGCAACTTATTCTATGGATTTGCAGGCATGCTGAGATTGAGATTAGGCGCTTATGCATATTGTCATGGATGATTTCAAAGACGCTTTTGCTGCTCCCTCTCAAATATGCTTATTAAAAGTAAGGCttaaaattctgattttcatACTTTCCAATAtcttggatgaaatgttgataTTGCATATGCCTAGGCTGTTGCTGCAGAATTTGAAAGGCATGCAATGAAGCTAATGAACCAATGAATACAGTGTTATTTATATAAAGATATTGTAGCCAAGCAATTTACAAGGCCTTATTGCAACTGTAATATTCTAGCTTATTACACACAAAGAATGCATTATACtacttaattatatatagtaATTGCAACTTGCATTATACTAATTAGCTTTAGTCTATATACTAGCTTGAGAGGCTTAGATTGAGACACTGTTGGGAATTCCCCTGCCAGTTAGTCCTCCTTCGCTAGTAGGAAACAGCAAAGTGTATGGCATCTTCACCGGTCCAACTCGGTTCTTCAGTTTCTCATCATTGTTCATACGTGTAATTCTGTCCTCAATTTCAGCCAGTTTCCTTCCAAATTTATCAAAGGCTTTCAATGGTTCTGTGTCTGCTGTCCACTCAGGAGTGTCTCTCTGCCCCAAATACACTTCATCAGTAGAATGCCTCGACAGAATTTCAATGAGGGCAATGCCAAGCACTGTCTGCAGCTGAGCAGTAATTGTTTTCAAGAAAACTGTATCAGGGCTGGATTCGAGCTCTTTGTACTCAGGAGTCCCCTTCTCAGGCATGAATTTTCGGCTTATAGTTGGGCGGTTGGGGAGGTATCCTGCATAAGGGTACTGTCCAAAGTTGACGGCTGCATGGAGAGCAGAAGCAGTCCATATGATGATAGTGCATGTTTCTACTAGGTCTTCGCGAGTCTGCATTTTAGGCCACCAGGGCTCATCTTTTTTGTCACCATGGCCTTCCTCTACAAGCTCCTTCCACCAGGATTGGAGTTCAATGTCTTTTTGAATTATGTCATCAGTCTTGTAGTAGAAAGAGCAATAGTCTTCAACCCAAGTTTTAATTGCAAACCAGATTTCAATCCCATCAACAGCATATGGATAGTCATCGATCAGTAGGCGAAGACCATGTGGAGAATTTGCATCCTTGACTGCAACTCCTCTGTATTGATCAATGGCAAAGCAATGTAATTAGAATAAGGAATGGATATTTATTACTTATCTTGTGCTCATTTGAGTTACTTGTGCAGAGGCAATTAACTCACAAAGTGTAGATTTTTGTTTACCTCTTGATGAGATCTGCAGGGAGAGCTTGCTCGGTGAAAACCCAATCCTTATAAACCACTGATGACATCTCCATGGCATACCTAGCAGGAAAAACTGTTGTCTCCAGAATGCCGCCAGCATTAATCAGGATTTGCCTGGCAAATGCATTTATGTTCATGGTGTCACGGAAGTGAGGATGCAGAAGTTTGTAAATTGGGTGAACCACGCTTAGCTGCCTGTTTGTAGCTATTACAACTGGCTCACACACTGCGTGGGTGTTCAACCTGTGGCCAAAAGATAAAAGGATTATCAGAAACCCAATTCAAAGTATATGATGAATTCATTTTCTAagtctttttctttgaaagatTAGTACCAGTGACTGATAAGTTGATGATATCCAGAGTCATTTACAGCCACGTAAGCTTTAGCCAGTTGCCATATGGAGCCTTCTACACCCTCTTCAGCTGGTGTATATACTTTACTAATGCGACCAAATTGATCTCCATCAGGATGAGGCAAGCTTAATTCAATCACCAATGGCTTCAAAGTTCCATCACttttcaagaaaagaactGTTCTGCTAGCATAGATCTTGTTGGAAGTTGAGTTTATCCGCCTCAGGTACGGCATCAATGCATCATGATGATCCAATATGAATAACTTGTTCTGCTTGAGTGCCTATCCAACcaaattcattttcatcattATGAAATGATATAAACTCAAACATAAGCTAATACAATGTAAAGGAAGCAAATCCAAGATATAACCTCATGCACTGTTAGTCCATCCAAGTTGTTCCCTATATCCTGTTCTGTTATTCTACTGGTTTGATCTCCATAAACTTTTGGGTCTAGTTTGCTTGCTGGTGGAAATTCCTGCAGTACAGTTAGAAGCAAATGTGAttaaatatgaacaaaatggaCCCTCGaaggttttgtttgtttttcatcCATTATCATTGGAAAACATCACACACAAAATGTTGTGAAGATTATTACTTGCAGAAGACTAATGTTGACAGGGTTCACTCCAGCCAGCATTTCTCTGGCAAATTCTTCATCAGTCCTCCATGCAGACTTATCCTCTGCTCCAAATCATGAAAACATCAGAATTAGATAAAAGGAAATAGTACATGATATCATAGGCTATTGCTTAAAGCTTCTAAATTCAGAATTTCTCATTGGTGGAACCATATACCTTCGATCACTTGAGGCATGGGGAATCTGAGCAATTGTGCACCGTCAGTTCGGAAAATTTCCTTGAGCATCTCTGCAGGGATATTGTCTCCGATATCCTTCAATAAACCTTCAGGCAATGGAATGCCTCCTTCATAGAGTTTAAGCACATCTTCCAAGCTGTCAAACTCATTAGGAGTCTTATCAAACAGGGCTTCTAGCTCTGGCCTAATGAATTGAACTATGGATTTCAGTGCATAAGCCAGAAAGTCTGACAACTTCAAGTGTCCAAATCGTTCATCTCTTGGCACATAAATGTTTAAGCTCATAAGAAGTGGAATCCTACTCTCGCTGTTAGAATCTGTTAGAATAAGATCAGAAAAATCTTAGTGATAATTACAACATCAGTTaattaaaatccaaattaGTATATCAACTTCTACAGTAAAACAATACAAAATATGATCCCTCTTGTGACTGCTAATTAATGATTTGAGGAACAAAAAATGACACAAAGATATTTAAATGGCTAACCTGTCTTCGTTGGTGGTCTGCCGGTTCTTCCCCTGCGAGGGTAAGGGTACTCGCTAGACCCCCCCAGAGTTGGTCGGGCGTATTTGGGACCCTTATCAGGGTTCCCTAGATCATTGTAGTAAGCATAGTCATAGACCCTGTCCCATTCCTGGAGCTCTCCCTTTCCATCTCCTCTCAAGTGTACaagttcttcttctctgtATTTTCGCAGTGGCAACGGTGTTTCACTTGGGAGAAATGTCTGCACAAACATATACAAGGCTTGAATGTTAGTCTTTAACTTAAGATACAAGCCACAAATATATCCTCATAATATACTAGGCTTGCACTTAGAATTTAAAACTTCCATCAGCTACAACAGAAACTACAGCAGATTGTAATGGATTGTGTGAATCATTCGTTACCTTGTTAACGAAGAAAACACGGTCCTTCGTGTATTTTTCTGCAGGGTACACCCATGAGTTGCAAACAAAGTGGACCCGGCCCTCACGAGGAACATCTTCAAGGGTAATAGTCTTAAGGAAGAACTCACTGTGATGATTGTTTTTTATCAAGATGGCTCCTGGAACTCCTATTTCCTCTTCCCAGTCAAAGGTAACCTTGTATGCAGAATCTCCAACTGTTAATGGAGTGATTGTGGTGATCCAGTCTTCCAGATATGCTGGCTCTCCAAGTTTCCCCTTAAACCCGTTTTCTACAAAAACACATTTCTCCAAGTTCAGAATATAATGCCATATCTAGTACCCCATTTACTAATCAATTAATATTTCCAATGGAATAAAGTTCATCCGAAATTTTGTTCTAAACACCTCAAATCAGGTCTTAGTTGGAGCCATTTTATGCaagttgttgtaattttcaatgcgtgttcaaaattttattaggAACAGAACCTGCGGCTGTTTCTTCAGAATATtcgaaggaaaacaaaaaataattggatCTGAGTAAAAAACCATAATCAGAAAAAGGCTTAAAGCTATGCCAAAAGCCAACAGCCAACTGCATGGAGCTTCATTTTCATGTTAACTGGTAGCTAGACTGGTAGTTGGCGTTCACAGGTAAGAAAAAGATTAGCTTTCCTGTCTATTCACTTCCTGACATGACcactatgaaaaaaataacaaatggaATGGCTGATGATGGCCATGATTTAAAAATCATTTTCATATCTTTCAAAACTAAACTggttttttaatcaaattttttgttacCATAAACGAGGATGACATTAGAGACCCCCCAAATAATATAGATTTCTCATGTAGCACACCAAATAGTACAATAAATATTGATGCTGTTAGATTGACTATAAAGCCCTTGCCATTAAAATAGTAATGTCTCTACTGTACTTTTAGCCACCAAATCACTTGCATACAGACAGGGCAAAAACAATGTTGGGGCACCTTCAATCACAATGAGAGTGTTGGAAGGGGTAAGCTTAAGACCACTACATTCCAAATGCCTCATGACTGGACCCAAAAAATGGATTAATTGACCCGGGTGCCCTTTGAATTGTCAAAAAGCTGTTTCCATTGCCTGCCTATATCAGAATTGCATTCAAAATCTGATTTATTGGACCTAAATGCCAGATATAGCCAGGTTTTGATGAAGACCAAAGAGATTAATGACATAATCTGTAACCCAACTAATCCACCGAGGAAAAAGATTGAGTTATTGGTTCATCTTCTTAATCTTGTCATAATTgcttcaaagaaaaagaattacaaGGAAATGAAACAAGAGCAAAACTCAAATTGGTTTCATGTCATGCATATTCAATCAATGAAGCCATAAAAACTATacatttttaatgaaaattaaagaaagagaaaaaaaaactcaccaGAGTCTCCATGATCAGCACTGATGAGCTGCAGAGAAACCCCTTGGCCTAGCAGTTCATGCACACGATCAAGAACAGAAG
Protein-coding regions in this window:
- the LOC18774870 gene encoding probable linoleate 9S-lipoxygenase 5 — its product is MLHCKYLSPLSFRTKAPCGARMNSVVAAATINNPDHATSPNGLLPMTMKFFPGFLRMTDVARSQPLTVASSAKPSQNITVDPHPKDGGKKIKGRVVLMKKNVLELNDLKASFLDRVHELWGKVVSLQLISSVNGDPENGRGKVGKPAYLEDWVTTITPLTAGECTFEVTFDWDEEIGVPGAFIIRNDHHSEFYLKTLTLEDVPGEGRIHFVCNSWVYPAKNYKKDRVFFANKTYLLSDTPGPLKKFREEELVNLRGDDDDETELQEWDRVYGYAYYNDLGKPHKGPKYARPILGGSSKFPYPRRGRTGRRPTKEDPESETPMMLLLSLFIYVPRDERFGHLKMSDLIAYALKSISQLLRPDELASILVGPQKHFDSLEDVLKLYEGGIELPEGILKSVRDNIPAETIKELFRTDGEKFLKFPVPQVIKVDKSAWKTDEEFAREMLAGINPVVIRRLQEFPPASKLDQNIYGDQTSQITKEHIGHNLDGLSIDEAIKNKKLFILDHHDALMPYLRRINTTSTKTYASRTLLFLENDGTLKPLAIELSLPHPGGDQFGCISKVYTPSSQGVESSIWQLAKAYVNVNDSGYHQLISHWLRTHAVMEPFVIATNRQLSVLHPIHKLLHPHFRDTMNVNAVARQVLINAGGILEATVFPAKFSMEWSSVMYKSWVFPEQALPIDLIKRGMAVEDPNSSHGVRLLIEDYPYAADGLEIWSAIKTWVKDYCSFYYKTDEMVQKDSELQSWWKELREEGHGDKKDEPWWPKMQTCEELIESCTIIIWIASAHHAAINFGQYPFGGYPPNRPSISLQFMPEEGTPEYEELKTNPEKAFLKTITPQLQTLLGMASIEILSRHSADELYLGQRDAPEWTADNDILQASKKFRKKLEEIEENMKRMNKDEKLKNRVGPAKMPYTLLHPSSEAGLTGKGIPNSVSI
- the LOC18775056 gene encoding probable linoleate 9S-lipoxygenase 5; amino-acid sequence: MLHNLFDKITGQEQNGKNSRKIKGTVVLMKKNVLDFNDFNASVLDRVHELLGQGVSLQLISADHGDSENGFKGKLGEPAYLEDWITTITPLTVGDSAYKVTFDWEEEIGVPGAILIKNNHHSEFFLKTITLEDVPREGRVHFVCNSWVYPAEKYTKDRVFFVNKTFLPSETPLPLRKYREEELVHLRGDGKGELQEWDRVYDYAYYNDLGNPDKGPKYARPTLGGSSEYPYPRRGRTGRPPTKTDSNSESRIPLLMSLNIYVPRDERFGHLKLSDFLAYALKSIVQFIRPELEALFDKTPNEFDSLEDVLKLYEGGIPLPEGLLKDIGDNIPAEMLKEIFRTDGAQLLRFPMPQVIEEDKSAWRTDEEFAREMLAGVNPVNISLLQEFPPASKLDPKVYGDQTSRITEQDIGNNLDGLTVHEALKQNKLFILDHHDALMPYLRRINSTSNKIYASRTVLFLKSDGTLKPLVIELSLPHPDGDQFGRISKVYTPAEEGVEGSIWQLAKAYVAVNDSGYHQLISHWLNTHAVCEPVVIATNRQLSVVHPIYKLLHPHFRDTMNINAFARQILINAGGILETTVFPARYAMEMSSVVYKDWVFTEQALPADLIKRGVAVKDANSPHGLRLLIDDYPYAVDGIEIWFAIKTWVEDYCSFYYKTDDIIQKDIELQSWWKELVEEGHGDKKDEPWWPKMQTREDLVETCTIIIWTASALHAAVNFGQYPYAGYLPNRPTISRKFMPEKGTPEYKELESSPDTVFLKTITAQLQTVLGIALIEILSRHSTDEVYLGQRDTPEWTADTEPLKAFDKFGRKLAEIEDRITRMNNDEKLKNRVGPVKMPYTLLFPTSEGGLTGRGIPNSVSI